One Skermanella pratensis genomic window, CCGTTGGCCGTGACCCTGTCGGCCGCCAACGTCCACGACAGCCGCATGCTGGAGGCCACGGTGGACGCCATCCCGGCCATTCGCCAGTGCGCCGGACGGCCCCGCCGCCGTCCCGCCAAGCTCCACGCCGACAAGGGTTATGATTTCTCCCGCTGCCGCCGCGCCTTGCGCCGGCGCGCCATCATTCCCCGCATCGCGCGCCGCGGCATCGAAAACAGCGAACGGCTCGGCCGGCACCGCTGGAAGGTCGAACGCACCTTGGCATGGTTCGCCCGATTCCGGCGGATCTCCGTGCGCTACGAACGCCGGATCGATATCTTTGCCGCCTTCAATCACCTCGCCGCAGCCCTCATCACCTTCCGCTTCGTCGAACGATGGTTATGTTAGGCACTCTTAGCCTCTCAGGTTTTCCGTCTTGACCGCCTCCCTGGTAACCGGCGGATGCGGCTTCCTTGGCCGACATCTTGTGATCGCGCTGACGGCGCGGGGCGAGCGCGTCCGCGTGCTCGATATCGCCGCTTCCGCTTCCCTTCCCCCTGGTGTCGATGCCATCGCCGGATCGATCACGGACGCCTCGGCAGTCACCCGGGCATTGGACGGCATGGACCGTCTTTATCATCTGGCCGGTATCCCGGACCTTTGGCTGCGCGACAAATCAAGGTTCGATCAGGTGAACCGCGTCGGCACGGAGATCGTGCTGGAGCGGGCCGCGCGCCGGGATATGCAACGAATCGTCCACTGTTCGACGGAGGCCGTCCTGATCCCGTGGCCCGCCGGAGGTTCGCGGGTGGTCGATGAAGATATCCGCACCGGTTTCCACGACATGGCCGGCCCATACTGCCGCTCGAAGTTCCTCGCGGAACAGGCGGCGCTGGAGGCGGCCCGCGGCGGGCTGCCGGTCGTCGTCGTCAATCCTACCGCCCTGGTCGGCCCCGGCGATCACAATGCTACCCCGCCGACGCGGATGCTCCAGATGATCGCCGCCGGCGCCATGCCGTTCCACCTGCCCTGCCGGCTGAACCTGGTCGACGCGCGGGACGCCGCGCTGGGCCACATCCTCGCGGCGGAGCATGGGCGCATCGGCGAACGCTACATCCTGGGCGGCGAGACCGTCGCCATGGCCGACCTGATCCACTGCGTGGCGGCACTGACCGGGCGCTCGGGCCGGAGCCGTGCGATCCCCGATCGGCTCGCCCTGGCTGCGGGCCATGCGTCCGAATGGCTGGCGGACCACGTGACCCATCACCCGCCCAAGGCCCCGTTGACCGGTGTGCGGCTGGCACTGGCCGCGGTCGAGCTGGATACGTCGAAGGCCCGCCGCGAGCTTGGCTTCACGCCGCGTCCGCTGGCCGAAACGCTCGCCGACGCGCTCCGCGATCTCGCCTGATCAACGGCACAGCAGCAGATGCTCGCCGCGCACGGACCCGATCAGCATCCTGTCCCGCCACGTCACCGCCACGGTCGCGGCTGACAGGCGTGCGCCGTCGTCTTCGAACATTCTTCGCACGCCGCCATCCGGGTCCACCACCTCGATCCGCGACGGCGCCCGCTCTCCCCCCGGCAGCCCATAGCGGTGAAGCGCCAGACGCCACAAAGCCGGGTGAAGCGCTACCAGGATCCCGCCGTCCGCGGCAAGGGACAGGTTGTCCGGCGCGCCGTCGAGCGGGATCTTCCGACGGGCCGGCCTGCCGTCCATCAAATCCGTTTGCCCATAGACCAGCAGTTCCCGGCCGCGCGTGGCGACCACCACGACTTCGCCCCGTCGCGGATCGACCGTGATGCCATTGGGAAAATCGAGGCCGGAAGCGAGCGCGCGCACGGTCCTGCCGTCGAAGTAGCCGATGAATCCCCGCTCCAGCCCCAGGACGTTCTCGACCGCCACGCCAATGCGTCCGCATGCCCCATGATCGGCGGTGAACAGGAACCGGATGCCGTCCAGGGCCGCGATGTCGTTGGCCCGACACAGCAGCGGACTCTCCACGCGGCGCCTGCCTCCGCCGGCCAGGTCGATGATCCACACCGCCGTCGAACCGGCCTCCCCATCTCCCCGGTCGACCGCGAACAGGATTCGACCCTCGTACAGGTCGATTCCGTGGGGCCGCCGGACCGTGCCGTCCGCCAGGTCGCGCACCCGCATTCCACCCGGCCCGAGAGGCCCCAGGTCCAGTTCATACAGCCCGCCCCCGGGATCGGCCCTGGCGAGCCGGTCATGGGCGGACACCACGACCCGGCCGCTGGCCGGATCGAGCGCGATATCCTCCGCCCCGACCACCGGATTGCCGGTCGCTTCGTCCACCAGGGTCACGGGCTCGCACGGTCCGGCACCCGCCGCCGGCCCCGTCGCCAGCATCAGCACAAGTGCGACTGCCGCCAGCCTCAACCGGCAAGCTCCGCCGCCTCGCGACCGAAACGCTCCACGAAGGGCGCCCAGGCTTGCCGGACCCGCTGCCGGAGGGCATCGTCCTGCCGATAGCTGTTCTTCGAATAGTTCTTCACGGTGCCCAGGTAAGCCTCGAACCGCGGCCGGGCCTCGTCGAAGCCGGGCAGTTCGAGCGTCGCATGGATCCGCCCGACCTCACCCAGCGGATCGCGCTCGAACCGGTCGAAGGCGACCTCGACGAACCGGTCGGACGGCAGGTCGCGGGTCTGGTCGATCAGCGCGGACATCATGCGCGGATATGTCTCCAGCACGACGCGCTCGACATCGACATGATCGTATGGCTGCAATGCGAACTGCGCCAGCAGCTTGCGATAGAAGCCGACGGTCGAGACGAAGACCTCGTGCGGGTCTCGGTGGATGTGGATGAACTTCGCATCGGGCCAGATGGCCCGCAGCAAGTTCACCCGCGCCGTGTGGACCGGGTTCTTGATCAGCAGCCAGTCCCGCCCCTGGTGGAGCGCCACCTTCCGCAGGAAATAGACGAAAGCGTCCCGCCAGCGCTTGATATCATCCTTACCGCACCCGTCGAAGAAGATCCCGGCCCCATGTTTCTCTTCGAAAAACTTCGGAAAATAGATCCCATGGTAGAACGACAGCGGGATCATGTTGGCAAGCCCGATCTCGTCCTCCTGAGGACTGTCCGGGTTCACGGCAACATTGTCGATGTAGCGGCTCTCGGGCAGCGCATTTTCCAGCCAGGGCCGCAAAAGCCGGCCGAGCGTCAGGACGTCCCAGGGCAGGCCGACCGCCAGCGGCGGCACGAAGCCGAACTGCGGCGACCGGCTCATGACGTTGTACAGATGGGTGGTGCCGCTCCGCCAGTGCCCCAAGATGAACAGGGGCGGCGGAAGGTCCCGTTCCCGCCGAAGCCGCCTGGCCGTCCAGGCCCGCTCGACCGCGGTGAACGGCAGCCGTCCTAGCGCCGACCCCAGGATTGCCGCGATCTGCGGCAGGTGAGCGGCCGGTACGGGGCCGTTGCGCGCCAGGACTGCGGACAAGGTCCGGAGATCGGCGCCGCACAGCGGATGTTTCATCAGTGCGCGTCTGCGAGTCGTCACGCTGCCTTCCCGGTCTTTCTGGTCGCTGCATACGGGCGAAGAACAGGAACCATCCATCCAAGCATACGAGGGTATCTATAGGGTTTTATCAAATCATTCGTAGTTCGTAGAAGTCTAAAGGATCATTGTCATCTCGTTTGATACGTGCCAGTTTACTTGTCCCCTGCCGCCCCGAAAGCACCATAGGCACGATGCGTGGGCGGCACGGTCCGCGTTGCGGATTTCACGTACAGCAATGGATTCAAGTACCATGCCGGGAAGCCTCATTCCCAGTCGCTCCGCCGTACAAGCAGGTGGCGCCCTTCATTTCGACAACGGCCAGGGTGACGACGGCGGCCGGCTGTCGCACGCGGCGGTGTCGGCCAACCTGCTGGTCGCCATCCATCGGGCCTGCCCGATCCGGCAGGATTTCCATGTGCTGAGCGGCGGCATCGTCATCCACGGCCCGGCGGGCGAGGAACTGCGGCCGGACGTGGTGGTCGTCCAGGGGCACTGTTCGCTCGGCCGCAGCCGGCCCGCCGCCCCGATCCTGGCCGTCGACGTGGACGAAGGAGACCCGAGCGAGGTGCGCTGGCGGGCCCGGCGGGACGCCTATCTCAAGGTGCCGTCGCTCCAGGCTTATTTCGCCGCGTCCTGCTCGGACAAACTGGTCGAAGTCCACCGGCGCTTCTCGGGTTCCTGGACCAGCCTCCGCTTCGAGGGCCATGGTCTGGTCGGTCTGCCCTCGCTCGGCTGCTCGGTGGACCTGAAGGCGATCTATGCCGGCCTGACCTCCTGAGAGCTCCGCCGCCCGGAACAACCGCCACCTCCAGTCGTTCCCGAAAGGACGGCTGGATGAAGGGAGGTCCGGAATGGCACGGAAGACTTGGGCGGCGGCAGCCACCGGCATGGCCGTGGCAGCCCTCTTGCTGATGTTGGGAGCCATCCCGAACCCGGCTGCTTCCCAGATCCCCGACGAAGTCCTGGTCGTCGGCCAGATCGCCGAGCCGAAGTCGCTGGACCCGCACGCGGTGACCGCGACCAACGATTTCCGCATCCTGATGAACCTGTATGACGGGCTGGTACGCTTCCGGAGCGGCACCCTGGAGGTCGAGCCGGCCCTGGCCCGCTCGTGGGAGGTTGCCGAGGACGGAAAGACCTACACCTTTCACCTGCGCGACGGGGTCGACTTCCACGACGGGACGCCGTTCGACGCCGAAGCGGTCAAGTTCAACTTCGACCGCATGCTCGACGAAAAGCACCCGCAGCACGACACCGGCCCGTTCCCGCTGGCCTTCTTCTTCAGCGCGGTGGAACGGGCCGAGGCGGTCGATCCGCTGACCGTCCGCTTCCACCTGAAGGAACCCTACGCCCCGCTGCTGTCCAACCTGGCCTACCCGACCGGCCTGCTGGTCTCCCCCACCGCCGTGCGTGCCAAGGGCAAGGAATTTGGCCGCCAACCCGTCGGGACCGGCGCCTACAGGTTCGCCCAGTGGGAGAGCAACGCCAAGGTTGTGCTGGAGCGCAACGCCGATTACTGGGACGGCCCGCCGACGCTTCAGGCCGTGATCTTCCGCCCGCTGACCGATGCCAACACCCGCCTGACCGAACTGCTCGCCGGCGGCCTGGACCTGATGGTCGAGGTTCCGCCCGACGCTGTGGACCTGCTCCGGAAGGCGGGCGGCTTCACCCTGTACGAACAGGCCGGTCCGCACCTCTGGTTCCTGATCCTCAACACCCGGGAAGGCCCCTTCAAGGACCCGCGCGCCCGCCAGGCGGTCAATTACGCGATCGACAAGCAAGCCCTCGTCGACCAGGTGCTCCAGGGGACCGCGACGGTCGCCGACAGCATCGTGCCCGCCGCTTTCGAATGGGCCCACGACGACACCGTCGAGCCCTATCCCCACGATCCCGAGCGCGCCCGCCGGCTCCTGCGCGAAGCCGGGGCGGAGAGCGCCGAGCTGACCTTCCTGGTGGCCGAGGGCGGCTCCGGCATGCTGGCGCCCATTCCCATGGCGACCGCGATCCAGGCCGACCTCGCCAAGGTGGGCCTGAAGGTCACTATCCGGACCTATGAATGGAACACCTATCTGGGGCTGGTCAACCAGGGCCTCGCCGGCAAGGCCGACATGGCCCAGATGGCCTGGATGACCAACGACCCGGACACCCTGCCCTTC contains:
- a CDS encoding sulfotransferase family protein, giving the protein MKHPLCGADLRTLSAVLARNGPVPAAHLPQIAAILGSALGRLPFTAVERAWTARRLRRERDLPPPLFILGHWRSGTTHLYNVMSRSPQFGFVPPLAVGLPWDVLTLGRLLRPWLENALPESRYIDNVAVNPDSPQEDEIGLANMIPLSFYHGIYFPKFFEEKHGAGIFFDGCGKDDIKRWRDAFVYFLRKVALHQGRDWLLIKNPVHTARVNLLRAIWPDAKFIHIHRDPHEVFVSTVGFYRKLLAQFALQPYDHVDVERVVLETYPRMMSALIDQTRDLPSDRFVEVAFDRFERDPLGEVGRIHATLELPGFDEARPRFEAYLGTVKNYSKNSYRQDDALRQRVRQAWAPFVERFGREAAELAG
- a CDS encoding NAD-dependent epimerase/dehydratase family protein, encoding MTASLVTGGCGFLGRHLVIALTARGERVRVLDIAASASLPPGVDAIAGSITDASAVTRALDGMDRLYHLAGIPDLWLRDKSRFDQVNRVGTEIVLERAARRDMQRIVHCSTEAVLIPWPAGGSRVVDEDIRTGFHDMAGPYCRSKFLAEQAALEAARGGLPVVVVNPTALVGPGDHNATPPTRMLQMIAAGAMPFHLPCRLNLVDARDAALGHILAAEHGRIGERYILGGETVAMADLIHCVAALTGRSGRSRAIPDRLALAAGHASEWLADHVTHHPPKAPLTGVRLALAAVELDTSKARRELGFTPRPLAETLADALRDLA
- a CDS encoding Uma2 family endonuclease; this translates as MPGSLIPSRSAVQAGGALHFDNGQGDDGGRLSHAAVSANLLVAIHRACPIRQDFHVLSGGIVIHGPAGEELRPDVVVVQGHCSLGRSRPAAPILAVDVDEGDPSEVRWRARRDAYLKVPSLQAYFAASCSDKLVEVHRRFSGSWTSLRFEGHGLVGLPSLGCSVDLKAIYAGLTS
- a CDS encoding SMP-30/gluconolactonase/LRE family protein; protein product: MRLAAVALVLMLATGPAAGAGPCEPVTLVDEATGNPVVGAEDIALDPASGRVVVSAHDRLARADPGGGLYELDLGPLGPGGMRVRDLADGTVRRPHGIDLYEGRILFAVDRGDGEAGSTAVWIIDLAGGGRRRVESPLLCRANDIAALDGIRFLFTADHGACGRIGVAVENVLGLERGFIGYFDGRTVRALASGLDFPNGITVDPRRGEVVVVATRGRELLVYGQTDLMDGRPARRKIPLDGAPDNLSLAADGGILVALHPALWRLALHRYGLPGGERAPSRIEVVDPDGGVRRMFEDDGARLSAATVAVTWRDRMLIGSVRGEHLLLCR
- a CDS encoding ABC transporter substrate-binding protein → MARKTWAAAATGMAVAALLLMLGAIPNPAASQIPDEVLVVGQIAEPKSLDPHAVTATNDFRILMNLYDGLVRFRSGTLEVEPALARSWEVAEDGKTYTFHLRDGVDFHDGTPFDAEAVKFNFDRMLDEKHPQHDTGPFPLAFFFSAVERAEAVDPLTVRFHLKEPYAPLLSNLAYPTGLLVSPTAVRAKGKEFGRQPVGTGAYRFAQWESNAKVVLERNADYWDGPPTLQAVIFRPLTDANTRLTELLAGGLDLMVEVPPDAVDLLRKAGGFTLYEQAGPHLWFLILNTREGPFKDPRARQAVNYAIDKQALVDQVLQGTATVADSIVPAAFEWAHDDTVEPYPHDPERARRLLREAGAESAELTFLVAEGGSGMLAPIPMATAIQADLAKVGLKVTIRTYEWNTYLGLVNQGLAGKADMAQMAWMTNDPDTLPFLTLRTEALPESGGFNSGYYSNPEVDRLLLEARRSTDRNGRAELYKRIQRIVREDAPWAFVANWKQNAVTTDRVKGFELQPSFLLNLAHVSKSGG